In Streptomyces sp. NBC_00569, a single genomic region encodes these proteins:
- a CDS encoding NUDIX domain-containing protein, producing MSELVDRVDELDRVLGTVDRGAAVREGWLHRVATVVCRDPAGRILVHRRAPHVSRFPGRYNWLVGGGVDAGESYEAAAARELAEELGVTAPVRFVFKYLCRGEIGPYWLGVHEAVVDGPVSPLPSEIVWHDWLTEAGLTNAMRQYPFVSDSLEVHARYVALGREGGAGTAR from the coding sequence ATGAGCGAACTGGTGGACCGCGTGGACGAATTGGACCGTGTGCTCGGCACCGTGGACCGGGGCGCGGCCGTCCGTGAGGGGTGGCTGCACCGGGTGGCGACGGTCGTGTGCCGCGACCCGGCGGGACGGATCCTCGTGCATCGCAGGGCGCCGCACGTCTCCCGCTTCCCCGGGCGGTACAACTGGCTGGTCGGCGGGGGTGTGGACGCGGGCGAGTCGTACGAGGCCGCGGCGGCCCGCGAGCTCGCGGAGGAACTCGGGGTCACGGCCCCCGTCCGCTTCGTCTTCAAGTACCTGTGCCGCGGGGAGATCGGCCCGTACTGGCTCGGGGTGCACGAGGCCGTTGTCGACGGGCCGGTCTCGCCGCTCCCCTCCGAGATCGTCTGGCACGACTGGCTCACCGAGGCGGGCCTGACGAACGCCATGCGCCAGTACCCGTTCGTGTCGGACTCCCTGGAGGTGCACGCGCGGTACGTCGCCCTGGGCCGCGAGGGCGGGGCGGGGACGGCGCGCTGA
- a CDS encoding mechanosensitive ion channel family protein — MNRAMTPDDLIVAGIAVAAGLAAGLLLRMMLRWLGVRADRTRWGGDDVIVDALRSLVPWAAVAAGVAVAASALPLTTRTRHNVTVTLTALLILVATFTAGRVISGLVRSVAQSRSAVAGSATIFVNITRVVVLAVGFLVVLQTLGISIAPLLTALGVGGLAVALALQDTLANLFAGVHILASKTVQPGDYIRLSSGEEGYVVDINWRNTVVRQLSNNLVIIPNAKLASTNMTNYSRPEQQMTLLVQVGVGYDSDLEHVERVTAEVVESVMVDITGAVPDHEPAIRFHTFGDSRISFTVILGVGEFSDQYRIKHEFIKRLHARYRDEGIRIPAPTRTVALQQGAVAIPHQREAAPPMP, encoded by the coding sequence GTGAACCGTGCGATGACACCCGACGATCTGATAGTGGCCGGGATCGCGGTCGCCGCGGGGCTTGCGGCCGGTCTTCTCCTGCGCATGATGCTGCGCTGGCTGGGGGTGCGCGCGGACCGGACGCGCTGGGGCGGTGACGACGTCATCGTGGATGCGCTGCGCAGCCTCGTGCCGTGGGCGGCGGTCGCGGCCGGTGTCGCGGTGGCGGCCTCCGCGCTGCCGCTCACCACGCGGACCCGGCACAACGTCACCGTGACGCTGACGGCGCTGCTGATCCTCGTCGCCACGTTCACCGCGGGCCGGGTGATCTCCGGGCTCGTGCGGTCGGTGGCCCAGTCGCGGTCCGCGGTCGCCGGGTCGGCCACCATCTTCGTGAACATCACGCGGGTCGTGGTGCTCGCGGTGGGCTTCCTCGTGGTCCTGCAGACGCTGGGCATCTCCATCGCCCCGCTGCTGACCGCCCTCGGCGTCGGCGGTCTCGCGGTGGCGCTCGCGCTCCAGGACACGCTCGCGAACCTCTTCGCGGGCGTGCACATCCTGGCTTCCAAGACCGTGCAGCCCGGTGACTACATCCGGCTCAGCAGCGGTGAGGAGGGCTACGTCGTCGACATCAACTGGCGCAACACCGTGGTGCGTCAGCTCTCCAACAACCTGGTGATCATCCCGAACGCCAAGCTCGCCTCGACCAACATGACCAACTACAGCCGCCCGGAACAGCAGATGACGCTGCTCGTCCAGGTCGGCGTCGGCTACGACAGCGACCTGGAGCACGTCGAGCGGGTCACGGCCGAGGTGGTCGAGAGTGTCATGGTCGACATCACCGGTGCCGTCCCTGATCATGAACCGGCCATCCGCTTCCACACGTTCGGTGACTCCCGCATCAGCTTCACGGTGATCCTGGGCGTCGGCGAGTTCAGCGACCAGTACCGGATCAAGCACGAGTTCATCAAGCGCCTGCACGCCCGGTACCGGGACGAGGGCATCCGGATCCCGGCGCCCACGCGGACGGTGGCGCTCCAGCAGGGAGCGGTGGCCATTCCGCACCAGCGCGAGGCCGCACCGCCCATGCCGTGA
- a CDS encoding PQQ-dependent sugar dehydrogenase, which translates to MAARRKNPRLWAAFAVTATLALGALAAPSHADEPAPTAATAGLSDPIPEKPAQSRTGLVLTEYAQFPKSEPVPAPTDPRLMRHARINTINELPDGSGRMATPDLNGTLYLTDPGTAGKDTGGTPHPYLDVKGTFPNFFSGRGLGQGFGYAAFHPQFAKNGRFYTIHTELASKVTQAPDFKQAGTTTYHGVITEWTADDPKAAVFHGTHREVLRIGFTGQVHGIQQIDFNPTAKPHDKDYGLLYLAVGDGGQGVGNSEPQNMALPHGKLLRIDPAGRNSANGNYGIPADNPFVSTPGALGEIYAVGMRDPHRFSWDTGGSHRMYLGHIGEHAIESVYEVKAGDNFGWSEREGPFLFDKKTTDPCARIAPLPADDAKYGYTYPVAAYDHDPGAGWDCRSDVGRAIAGGFVYRGKDAPELRGTYIFGDLVDGRILAADTHDMRRGAGLAPLKSLMLYDQATGKKVTMRDLAGDQRVDLRFGTDLAGDLYIVSKANGKVWKVTGTRTFADCKVGNTPTTHTTGADNWAPVTPAKWEFTRRETVLTEPGVSRPGPRRPFEYAVLTAGPRYSNVTIEAEVRIDTPVDITNRDVIVVWDYNSDTRFQYAHLSSDNSIYPHNGLFTVDNADRLRIDDQWNGTYGAPPAIKDAAWHKVRLTHCADTGETAVYMDGSRTPLITGTDPVFSSGRVGFGSFDNNGRIRNLKVTGTVASD; encoded by the coding sequence ATGGCAGCACGACGCAAGAATCCAAGACTCTGGGCGGCCTTCGCCGTCACCGCCACCCTGGCGCTCGGCGCGCTCGCCGCGCCCTCGCACGCCGACGAGCCCGCTCCCACCGCCGCGACGGCGGGCCTGAGCGACCCGATCCCGGAGAAGCCCGCCCAGTCGAGGACCGGCCTGGTCCTCACCGAGTACGCCCAGTTCCCCAAGTCGGAGCCGGTCCCGGCCCCGACGGACCCGCGTCTGATGCGGCACGCCAGGATCAACACCATCAACGAACTCCCGGACGGTTCGGGCCGGATGGCGACCCCGGACCTCAACGGGACGCTCTACCTCACCGACCCCGGCACCGCCGGCAAGGACACCGGCGGCACCCCGCACCCGTACCTCGACGTGAAGGGCACCTTCCCGAACTTCTTCTCGGGCCGCGGCCTCGGTCAGGGCTTCGGATACGCCGCGTTCCACCCGCAGTTCGCCAAGAACGGCCGCTTCTACACCATCCACACCGAACTGGCCTCGAAGGTCACCCAGGCCCCCGACTTCAAGCAGGCCGGGACCACCACTTACCACGGCGTCATCACCGAGTGGACCGCCGACGACCCGAAGGCCGCCGTCTTCCACGGCACCCACCGCGAGGTCCTGCGCATCGGCTTCACCGGCCAGGTGCACGGCATCCAGCAGATCGACTTCAACCCGACCGCCAAGCCCCACGACAAGGACTACGGGTTGCTCTACCTCGCCGTCGGCGACGGCGGTCAGGGCGTCGGCAACAGCGAACCGCAGAACATGGCGCTCCCGCACGGCAAGCTCCTGCGCATCGACCCGGCGGGCCGCAACAGCGCGAACGGCAACTACGGCATTCCGGCCGACAACCCGTTCGTGTCCACGCCGGGCGCCCTCGGCGAGATCTACGCCGTCGGCATGCGCGACCCGCACCGCTTCAGCTGGGACACCGGCGGCAGCCACCGCATGTACCTCGGCCACATCGGCGAGCACGCCATCGAGTCGGTGTACGAGGTCAAGGCCGGCGACAACTTCGGCTGGAGTGAACGCGAGGGCCCGTTCCTCTTCGACAAGAAGACCACCGACCCGTGCGCCCGCATCGCGCCGCTGCCCGCCGACGACGCCAAGTACGGCTACACGTACCCCGTCGCCGCGTACGACCACGACCCCGGAGCCGGCTGGGACTGCCGCTCCGACGTGGGCCGCGCGATCGCCGGCGGCTTCGTGTACCGCGGCAAGGACGCGCCCGAGCTGCGCGGCACGTACATCTTCGGTGACCTCGTCGACGGCCGGATCCTGGCGGCCGACACCCACGACATGCGCCGCGGCGCCGGCCTCGCGCCGCTCAAGTCGCTGATGCTGTACGACCAGGCCACCGGCAAGAAGGTCACCATGCGCGACCTCGCCGGGGACCAGCGCGTCGACCTGCGCTTCGGCACCGACCTCGCCGGTGACCTCTACATCGTCTCCAAGGCGAACGGCAAGGTCTGGAAGGTCACCGGCACCCGCACCTTCGCCGACTGCAAGGTGGGCAACACCCCCACCACGCACACCACCGGCGCGGACAACTGGGCCCCGGTCACCCCCGCCAAGTGGGAGTTCACCCGGCGCGAGACGGTCCTCACCGAGCCGGGCGTCTCCCGCCCCGGCCCGCGACGCCCCTTCGAGTACGCCGTCCTCACCGCGGGCCCGCGCTACTCGAACGTGACGATCGAGGCCGAGGTGCGCATCGACACCCCGGTCGACATCACCAACCGGGACGTCATCGTCGTCTGGGACTACAACTCCGACACCCGGTTCCAGTACGCGCACCTGTCCAGCGACAACAGCATCTACCCGCACAACGGCCTGTTCACGGTCGACAACGCGGACCGGCTGCGCATCGACGACCAATGGAACGGCACCTACGGCGCGCCCCCGGCCATCAAGGACGCCGCCTGGCACAAGGTCCGCCTCACCCACTGCGCGGACACCGGCGAGACGGCGGTCTACATGGACGGCAGCCGCACCCCGCTCATCACGGGCACGGACCCGGTGTTCTCCTCCGGCCGCGTGGGCTTCGGCTCGTTCGACAACAACGGCCGGATCCGGAACCTGAAGGTCACGGGCACGGTGGCGAGCGACTGA
- a CDS encoding LamG-like jellyroll fold domain-containing protein, with translation MRLPRTRRTVIARTAVRTGLEPRARRTRSARDTRRTRRTALAAVALASVAVLAAAALPAQASGPAHTVPAQANGPAGHGPLRARAVAAYDFGHPDPADPARERDIGRSGTPLTLINGGSAMRVDDEAYRGSSPALQVRQQNPAAAGNDDWKAGTWDEAGVGSLGAFNSAKAATVMGWFKMTGDNPTLNSNTANPTDRYGAIGLAGVLSGTSDGHAVRALLELIQVNGELKLVALGRRLDSGASQTFAASADWQKVLPRGEWVHLAATFDFRDGTMALYRDGKPLDGFYVTPGDPWELTTTPAPHRASPTDPRGIKIGGSFPQNTRENNACDCRMDDLLFLDREVTAGQVGAEYRRMTKGH, from the coding sequence ATGAGACTGCCCCGCACCAGACGTACCGTGATCGCCCGGACCGCCGTCCGCACCGGGCTCGAACCACGCGCCCGGCGCACCCGATCCGCCCGGGACACCCGCCGGACCCGACGTACTGCACTCGCCGCCGTGGCCCTCGCCTCGGTCGCCGTCCTCGCCGCCGCCGCGCTTCCCGCGCAGGCGAGCGGCCCCGCCCACACGGTCCCCGCGCAGGCCAACGGCCCCGCGGGACACGGCCCGTTGCGCGCCCGGGCCGTGGCCGCCTACGACTTCGGGCACCCCGATCCCGCCGATCCCGCCAGGGAGCGGGACATCGGACGCTCCGGCACCCCGCTCACGCTCATCAACGGCGGCTCCGCCATGCGCGTGGACGACGAGGCGTACCGGGGCAGCTCGCCCGCCCTCCAGGTGCGCCAGCAGAACCCCGCCGCGGCGGGCAACGACGACTGGAAAGCGGGTACTTGGGACGAGGCCGGGGTCGGTTCCCTCGGCGCCTTCAACAGCGCCAAGGCCGCCACCGTCATGGGCTGGTTCAAGATGACGGGCGACAACCCCACCCTCAACTCCAACACCGCCAACCCCACCGACCGCTACGGAGCGATCGGACTCGCCGGGGTGCTCTCCGGCACCAGTGACGGGCACGCCGTACGCGCGCTGCTCGAACTCATCCAGGTGAACGGCGAGTTGAAGCTCGTCGCGCTCGGCCGTCGCCTCGACAGCGGCGCCTCCCAGACCTTCGCGGCCTCCGCCGACTGGCAGAAGGTGTTGCCCCGGGGCGAGTGGGTCCATCTGGCCGCCACCTTCGACTTCCGCGACGGCACGATGGCCCTGTACCGCGACGGCAAGCCCCTCGACGGCTTCTACGTCACGCCGGGCGACCCCTGGGAGCTCACCACCACGCCGGCGCCGCACCGCGCCTCGCCGACCGACCCCCGCGGCATCAAGATCGGCGGCAGCTTCCCGCAGAACACGCGCGAGAACAACGCCTGCGACTGCCGCATGGACGATCTCCTCTTCCTGGACCGCGAGGTGACGGCAGGTCAGGTAGGCGCCGAGTACCGCCGCATGACGAAGGGCCACTGA
- a CDS encoding FAD-dependent oxidoreductase, with protein MTPRIAVIGSGPAGLTLARVLHRHGHPVTVLERDPSRDARPPGGTLDLHEGLGQLALEKAGLLAEFRALSRPEGQAMRILDTDGTVLRDWPPRPDDRANPEIDRGQLRDLLLGPVDVQWGRDVTEVVPESPDGVLVHFADGQTETFDLVIGADGAWSRVRPAVSSATPQYTGVTSVETSLDDVDTRHPDLARLVGDGSVAVYGVNRALVAQRNSGGHVKAYAQFRVPLDQNTNLDPADVEAVRSSLLALFDGWAAPVLDLLRHGTAFVRRPLYVLPVSHTWTHVSGVTLLGDAAHLMPPLGAGANLAMLEGAELAESIAAAPGPADLDEAVRAFEEQMWARAGRWANITAAGLERLVSPDPSEALALFDEVQPS; from the coding sequence ATGACACCCCGTATCGCCGTGATCGGCAGCGGCCCCGCCGGCCTCACTCTCGCCCGCGTCCTGCACCGTCATGGCCACCCTGTCACCGTCCTCGAACGCGATCCCTCCCGCGACGCCCGGCCCCCGGGCGGCACGCTGGACCTGCACGAGGGGCTGGGCCAGCTGGCGCTGGAGAAGGCGGGGCTGCTGGCGGAGTTCCGGGCGCTGTCCCGTCCCGAGGGGCAGGCCATGCGCATCCTGGACACGGACGGGACCGTCCTGCGCGACTGGCCACCTCGTCCGGACGACCGGGCCAATCCCGAGATCGACCGCGGGCAACTGCGTGACCTGTTGCTCGGGCCTGTGGACGTTCAATGGGGGCGGGACGTGACGGAGGTGGTGCCGGAGAGCCCGGACGGCGTGCTGGTCCATTTCGCGGACGGGCAAACGGAGACGTTCGACCTCGTGATCGGCGCGGACGGTGCCTGGTCCCGGGTCCGCCCCGCGGTCTCGTCCGCGACGCCGCAGTACACCGGCGTCACCTCGGTCGAGACCTCCCTGGACGACGTCGACACCCGCCATCCCGACCTCGCCCGGCTGGTCGGCGACGGATCCGTTGCGGTGTACGGCGTGAACCGCGCGCTCGTCGCCCAGCGCAACAGCGGCGGCCACGTCAAGGCGTACGCCCAGTTCCGCGTGCCGCTGGACCAGAACACGAACCTGGACCCGGCCGACGTCGAGGCCGTGCGATCGAGCCTGCTGGCTCTGTTCGACGGCTGGGCCGCTCCCGTCCTCGACCTCCTCCGCCACGGCACCGCGTTCGTCCGACGCCCCCTCTACGTCCTGCCCGTGTCCCACACCTGGACCCACGTCTCCGGGGTGACGCTCCTGGGCGACGCCGCCCACCTGATGCCCCCGTTGGGGGCGGGCGCGAACCTCGCGATGCTGGAAGGCGCCGAACTCGCCGAGTCCATCGCAGCCGCCCCCGGCCCCGCAGATCTGGACGAGGCCGTCCGCGCCTTCGAGGAACAGATGTGGGCGCGGGCCGGCAGGTGGGCGAACATCACGGCGGCCGGTCTGGAACGCCTCGTGAGCCCGGACCCCTCCGAGGCCCTCGCCCTCTTCGACGAGGTCCAGCCTTCCTGA
- a CDS encoding NAD(P)/FAD-dependent oxidoreductase, whose product MTRRQRSVDVIVVGAGPAGLAAARGLADHGVGVVEVLEREAVAGGVPRHCHHRGFGRWGVTGPQYAARTVEAALGSGARVRTGVTATGWAGPLTLDTTGPHGLERIAARAVVLATGARERPRSARLVPGTRPAGVLTTGELQQAVHLHAQRVGTRAVVVGAEPVGYAALSALRRAGVTVAALTTEEPRHQLGRAWAAAARLGHGVPVLTGATVAELLGRGRVSGVRLRHRDGRLTTVDCDTVVFTGDFVPDHELARRGGVALDPGTRGPAVDGAFRTGADGVFAVGNVLHAVEPALWAAREGALAADAVRGFLDGSGPARGGPAIEVAAPLRWVAPNRAVPQVPVDAFVLRTSQALTRPVLVVTQDGRRLHRQYVPRRALPNRTLHLAGRWTRSVDATGGPVRITVGGPRGGNLGAATE is encoded by the coding sequence ATGACGCGGCGGCAGCGGAGCGTCGACGTGATCGTCGTCGGCGCGGGGCCCGCCGGGCTCGCCGCCGCCCGCGGCCTCGCGGATCACGGCGTGGGCGTCGTGGAGGTCCTGGAGCGTGAGGCGGTGGCGGGCGGTGTGCCGCGGCACTGCCACCACCGCGGGTTCGGGCGCTGGGGCGTGACGGGGCCGCAGTACGCCGCCAGGACCGTCGAGGCCGCGCTCGGCTCCGGCGCACGCGTACGGACGGGAGTCACCGCCACCGGATGGGCGGGGCCCCTCACCCTGGACACCACCGGCCCGCACGGACTCGAACGCATCGCCGCGCGCGCCGTCGTCCTCGCCACCGGGGCACGCGAACGCCCGCGCAGCGCACGCCTCGTACCCGGCACACGACCCGCCGGAGTGCTCACCACCGGCGAGCTCCAGCAGGCCGTCCACCTGCACGCACAGCGGGTCGGCACCCGCGCGGTCGTCGTCGGCGCCGAACCGGTCGGCTACGCGGCCCTGTCCGCCCTGCGCCGCGCCGGCGTCACCGTCGCCGCGCTCACCACCGAGGAGCCGCGCCACCAACTGGGCCGGGCCTGGGCCGCCGCGGCCCGCCTCGGTCACGGCGTCCCCGTGCTCACCGGCGCGACGGTGGCCGAACTCCTGGGCAGGGGACGGGTATCGGGAGTGCGGCTGCGCCACCGCGACGGCCGGCTGACGACCGTCGACTGCGACACCGTGGTGTTCACCGGCGACTTCGTGCCGGACCACGAGCTGGCGCGGCGCGGGGGCGTGGCACTCGACCCGGGGACGCGGGGGCCCGCCGTCGACGGCGCGTTCCGCACCGGCGCCGACGGCGTCTTCGCCGTGGGGAACGTGCTGCACGCGGTGGAACCGGCGCTGTGGGCGGCCCGCGAGGGCGCGCTCGCGGCCGACGCCGTGCGCGGGTTCCTGGACGGCTCGGGCCCGGCGCGGGGAGGCCCGGCGATCGAGGTCGCGGCGCCCCTGCGCTGGGTGGCGCCGAACCGGGCCGTCCCGCAGGTGCCGGTGGACGCCTTCGTCCTGCGCACGTCGCAGGCGCTGACACGCCCCGTGCTCGTCGTCACGCAGGACGGCCGCCGCCTGCACCGCCAGTACGTACCGCGACGTGCGCTCCCCAACCGCACCCTGCACTTGGCGGGCCGCTGGACGCGAAGCGTCGACGCCACCGGCGGCCCTGTCCGGATCACCGTCGGCGGTCCCAGAGGCGGAAACCTCGGAGCGGCCACGGAGTGA
- a CDS encoding FAD-dependent oxidoreductase, whose translation MTVTSKGPLCPERQMSPRPYDVAVVGAGVVGTAIARELARHPHLHIALLEASADVGDGTSKANTAILHTGFDAVPGSLEARLVREGQRLLAAYAAESGIPVEPVGALLVAWDDAQLDALPGLLEKAGRNGYDAARIIGADETRAREPHLGPGVLGALDVPGESIICPWTTTLAYATQAVRSGVELHLNTRVETVSSEGGDHLLATSRGALRARFLVNAAGLNADVLDRLVLGAGDFTVTPRRGQLIVFDELARDLVRHILLPVPTALGKGVLVAPTVYGNVLLGPTAEDLDDKEATGTTADGLDGLLTKGRRILPALLDEEVTAVYAGLRAATEHDDYRIRCHKERRYVTVGGIRSTGLTASMAIAAHVAGLIAEADAGLDLEEPVEPAPVHMPNLGEAFPRPYQRADLIATDPAYGTIVCHCERVTRGEIRDALISTVPPASLEGLRRRTRARGGRCQGFYCGAAVRALHEGRGEWGPE comes from the coding sequence GTGACCGTCACCAGCAAAGGGCCGCTGTGCCCCGAGAGGCAGATGTCGCCCCGGCCCTACGACGTCGCGGTCGTCGGCGCCGGCGTCGTCGGCACCGCCATCGCCCGCGAACTGGCGCGCCACCCGCACCTGCACATCGCTCTCCTGGAGGCGTCCGCCGATGTCGGAGACGGCACCTCCAAGGCAAACACGGCGATCCTGCACACCGGGTTCGACGCCGTACCCGGCTCCCTGGAAGCCCGCCTCGTCAGGGAAGGGCAACGACTGCTCGCCGCCTACGCGGCCGAGTCCGGGATCCCCGTCGAGCCCGTCGGCGCCCTGCTCGTCGCCTGGGACGACGCACAACTCGACGCGCTGCCGGGCCTGTTGGAGAAGGCGGGACGCAACGGATACGACGCGGCACGCATCATCGGCGCCGACGAGACCCGCGCCCGCGAACCGCACCTCGGACCCGGCGTGCTCGGCGCCCTGGACGTCCCGGGCGAGAGCATCATCTGCCCCTGGACCACCACGCTCGCGTACGCCACCCAAGCGGTGCGGTCCGGTGTCGAACTGCACCTCAACACCCGCGTGGAAACGGTGAGTTCAGAGGGTGGCGATCACCTACTGGCCACGTCGCGCGGCGCGCTCCGGGCGCGGTTCCTCGTCAACGCCGCGGGGCTGAACGCCGACGTGCTCGACCGGCTCGTCCTCGGGGCCGGCGACTTCACCGTCACCCCGCGCCGCGGCCAGCTCATCGTCTTCGACGAACTCGCCCGCGACCTGGTCCGGCACATCCTGCTTCCGGTGCCGACCGCGCTCGGCAAGGGCGTCCTCGTCGCGCCGACCGTCTACGGCAACGTACTGCTGGGCCCGACCGCCGAGGACCTCGACGACAAGGAGGCCACCGGCACGACAGCGGACGGACTCGACGGGCTCCTCACGAAGGGGCGCCGCATCCTGCCGGCCCTGCTCGACGAGGAGGTCACCGCCGTCTACGCGGGCCTGCGCGCCGCCACCGAGCACGACGACTACCGCATCCGCTGCCACAAGGAGCGGCGCTACGTCACCGTGGGCGGCATCCGCTCGACCGGCCTCACCGCGTCCATGGCGATCGCGGCGCACGTCGCCGGCCTGATCGCCGAGGCGGACGCCGGCCTCGACCTCGAGGAGCCGGTCGAGCCGGCCCCCGTCCACATGCCGAACCTGGGCGAGGCCTTCCCTCGCCCCTACCAGCGCGCCGACCTCATCGCGACCGACCCCGCGTACGGCACCATCGTCTGCCACTGCGAGCGCGTGACCCGCGGAGAGATCAGGGACGCTCTGATCAGCACGGTCCCGCCCGCCTCCCTGGAGGGCCTGCGCCGCAGGACCCGGGCGCGGGGCGGACGGTGTCAGGGGTTCTACTGCGGGGCGGCCGTGCGCGCACTGCATGAGGGGCGGGGCGAGTGGGGGCCGGAATGA
- a CDS encoding FGGY family carbohydrate kinase — MITNAGGPPEGTVLAIDQGTSGTKALVICPRRGVIGSGGAPVRPRHLPGGLVEVEPAALLASVVDAGRRALAAACEPVGAVGLANQGETVLAWDPVSGRPLTDAIVWQDRRAESLCAELGPYADELKDLTGLPLDPYFAAPKMAWIRRHLTRDGVVTTSDAWLVQRLTGAFVTDAATAGRTQLLDLDTVAWSPRALDIFGLGGERLPDVVDAAGTVGTTKAFGPELPLTGLLVDQQAALLAQDVTERGTAKCTYGTGAFLLAPTGDRPRRGGSGLVSCVAWRLAGRSSYCLDGQVYTAASAVRWLTDLGVITGAEDIDPVGSAVPDTGGVTFVPALAGLAAPWWRGDLRGSLTGLGLDTTPGHLVRALCEGIAAQVVSLADAVTADLGEPLRTLRVDGGLTRSALLMQTQADLLQRPVEVAELPDATALGVGAVARLGLDPTLTVRDVVPHGRPAAVYEPRIDAAHAAERLDGFRSAVATLLDRTPTRSP, encoded by the coding sequence GTGATCACGAATGCCGGCGGGCCGCCCGAGGGGACCGTCCTCGCCATCGATCAGGGCACATCGGGGACGAAGGCTCTCGTCATCTGCCCGCGCCGCGGCGTGATCGGCTCGGGCGGCGCGCCCGTACGCCCGCGCCATCTCCCGGGAGGCCTCGTCGAGGTCGAACCGGCCGCACTGCTCGCCTCCGTCGTCGACGCGGGACGCCGCGCGCTGGCCGCCGCGTGCGAACCCGTCGGCGCCGTCGGACTCGCCAACCAGGGCGAGACGGTCCTCGCCTGGGACCCGGTGTCCGGCAGACCGCTCACGGACGCGATCGTCTGGCAGGACCGGCGGGCGGAGTCGCTGTGCGCCGAACTCGGCCCGTACGCTGACGAGTTGAAGGACCTCACCGGACTGCCGCTCGACCCCTACTTCGCCGCCCCGAAGATGGCCTGGATCCGGCGCCACCTCACCCGGGACGGCGTCGTCACCACCAGCGACGCGTGGCTCGTGCAGCGGCTGACCGGCGCGTTCGTCACCGACGCCGCCACCGCGGGACGCACGCAGCTCCTCGACCTGGACACCGTCGCGTGGTCGCCGCGCGCCCTGGACATCTTCGGCCTCGGCGGCGAGCGGCTGCCGGACGTCGTCGACGCGGCCGGAACCGTCGGCACGACGAAGGCGTTCGGCCCCGAACTCCCCCTCACCGGGCTCCTCGTGGACCAGCAGGCCGCGCTGCTCGCCCAGGACGTGACCGAGCGCGGAACCGCCAAGTGCACCTACGGAACAGGTGCGTTCCTGCTCGCCCCGACCGGCGACCGCCCGCGCCGCGGCGGCTCGGGACTGGTCAGCTGCGTCGCCTGGCGACTGGCCGGGCGGAGCAGCTACTGCCTCGACGGGCAGGTCTACACCGCCGCCTCCGCCGTCCGCTGGCTCACCGACCTCGGGGTGATCACGGGGGCCGAGGACATCGACCCGGTCGGATCGGCCGTGCCCGACACGGGCGGCGTCACCTTCGTGCCCGCCCTCGCCGGTCTCGCGGCGCCGTGGTGGCGCGGCGACCTGCGCGGCTCCCTGACGGGCCTCGGCCTGGACACGACCCCCGGCCACCTCGTCCGCGCCCTGTGCGAGGGGATCGCCGCGCAGGTCGTCTCGCTCGCGGACGCCGTCACCGCCGACCTGGGCGAACCGCTGCGCACCCTCCGCGTCGACGGCGGCCTGACCCGGTCGGCCCTGCTGATGCAGACCCAGGCGGACCTTCTCCAACGTCCCGTGGAAGTGGCGGAGCTGCCCGACGCGACCGCACTCGGCGTGGGCGCCGTCGCCCGGCTCGGACTCGACCCGACGCTCACCGTGCGGGACGTGGTCCCGCACGGGCGGCCCGCCGCCGTGTACGAGCCGCGCATCGACGCCGCCCACGCCGCCGAACGCCTCGACGGGTTCCGCTCGGCGGTGGCCACGCTCCTCGACCGCACGCCGACGAGGTCCCCGTGA